A DNA window from uncultured Methanoregula sp. contains the following coding sequences:
- the ilvE gene encoding branched-chain-amino-acid transaminase has protein sequence MIIYKDGKYLPEEEARISVFDHGFLYGDGVFEGIRCYNGRVFRLKEHIDRLYDSAKTIDLQCPITKEEMTEAICETLRRNNLTDAYIRPIVTRGVGDLGLDPRKCKVASVVIVAVTWGAMYGDLYEKGLKGVTVSIRRNPAECLPPNVKSLNYLNNILAKIEANYKGGDEAIFFDTNGYISEGSGDNLYIVKNGEILTPPTLNNLRGISRMVLLEIARAHGITVKEQNLGYFDLYTADEMICTGTAAEVAPITWVDGRTIGSGKPGPITRQLMAAFKTVTEKEGYPINKK, from the coding sequence ATGATCATTTACAAGGACGGCAAGTACCTTCCGGAAGAAGAGGCCAGGATCTCTGTCTTCGACCACGGATTCCTCTATGGCGACGGTGTTTTTGAGGGCATCCGCTGTTACAATGGCCGGGTGTTCCGGCTCAAGGAGCACATCGACCGGCTCTATGATTCGGCGAAAACCATCGATCTCCAGTGCCCGATAACCAAAGAGGAGATGACGGAAGCCATCTGCGAGACGCTCCGGAGAAACAATCTCACGGATGCGTATATCCGGCCGATCGTCACCCGCGGGGTCGGGGACCTTGGCCTCGATCCCCGCAAGTGCAAAGTCGCATCGGTTGTCATCGTCGCGGTCACCTGGGGCGCAATGTACGGCGACCTGTACGAGAAGGGGCTCAAAGGAGTCACGGTCTCGATCCGGCGCAACCCGGCCGAATGCCTGCCGCCGAACGTGAAGAGTCTCAATTACCTCAACAACATCCTTGCCAAGATCGAAGCGAACTACAAGGGCGGGGACGAAGCGATCTTCTTTGACACGAACGGGTACATCTCCGAAGGTTCGGGCGACAACCTGTACATTGTCAAGAACGGCGAGATCCTCACGCCCCCGACCCTCAACAACCTTCGCGGGATCTCGCGGATGGTCCTGCTGGAGATTGCCCGGGCCCATGGCATCACAGTCAAGGAGCAGAACCTCGGGTACTTCGATCTCTACACTGCGGACGAGATGATCTGCACGGGAACCGCTGCCGAAGTGGCGCCCATCACCTGGGTGGACGGCCGGACCATTGGCTCGGGCAAGCCCGGCCCGATCACGCGCCAGCTGATGGCCGCGTTCAAGACCGTTACCGAGAAGGAAGGCTATCCCATAAATAAAAAATAA
- a CDS encoding PAS domain-containing protein, translating to MAEKKTGLIEEAVAAGPSSVDLFRTIFERIQTAIMVVDPVAHKIVDVNPLMESLTGFSRNQLLGNGCQGFVCPAKCGECPVTDLHKNVLNIEREIINVKGVRVPVMKTVAKAEIGGKEYLIESFTDITDRVRADERQLALIVFLSESILRAKKPLELMQADFRELAGQVASEDYDAEDIRMQLQMHANNLGQILINIEELQKNAVEGRTSDLPLEYREFFVRK from the coding sequence ATGGCTGAAAAGAAAACAGGACTGATTGAGGAGGCTGTTGCGGCCGGTCCCTCTTCGGTGGATCTCTTCCGCACGATCTTTGAACGTATCCAGACCGCAATCATGGTCGTTGATCCGGTTGCCCACAAAATTGTCGATGTCAATCCCTTAATGGAATCCCTTACCGGTTTTTCCCGGAACCAGCTGCTGGGCAATGGCTGCCAGGGATTCGTCTGCCCGGCCAAGTGCGGCGAATGCCCGGTCACCGACCTTCACAAGAATGTCCTGAACATCGAGCGCGAGATCATCAATGTAAAAGGCGTGCGGGTGCCGGTCATGAAGACCGTTGCGAAAGCAGAGATTGGCGGGAAAGAGTACTTAATCGAGAGCTTCACCGATATTACGGACCGGGTAAGGGCCGATGAACGCCAGCTCGCCCTCATCGTCTTTCTGTCGGAATCGATCCTGCGGGCAAAAAAACCGCTCGAACTGATGCAGGCTGACTTCCGCGAGCTCGCAGGACAGGTGGCAAGCGAAGATTACGATGCCGAGGATATCCGCATGCAGCTCCAGATGCACGCGAACAACCTTGGACAGATCCTGATAAATATCGAAGAACTCCAGAAGAACGCTGTTGAAGGCCGAACCTCCGATCTCCCCCTGGAGTACAGGGAATTTTTCGTCAGGAAGTGA